Proteins from one Silurus meridionalis isolate SWU-2019-XX chromosome 3, ASM1480568v1, whole genome shotgun sequence genomic window:
- the LOC124382993 gene encoding protein lifeguard 3-like, whose product MLIIIIMFKSELPPSYEESQPQGGSSPPPPHTYTTHEMPGAEAGAGVPPPGTSTVILPTYTSLGDIEGSDPSALWENKIIRHAFITKVYLILALQLLVTTSIVAVFTFIDPVRLFVIQNPVIYLVSVIDFIFISGNLACIEGIRRRFPVNLIYLFIFTLAMSFMAGTTSSFFETKTVFLFMVMMVVVCVAITVFSFQTKVDFTSRPGLFCVLYIVLLITGIISAIVLYLQYIESLSMLYTAIGVIFFTRFLLYHTRLMVEKRIYELKPEEYFFGALTLYTITPTFCFEM is encoded by the exons atgct catcatcatcatcatgtttaaGTCTGAACTCCCTCCGTCTTATGAAGAGTCCCAACCTCAGGGGGGCAGTTCTCCTCCCCCCCCTCACACCTACACCACACATGAGATGCCTGGAGCtgaagcaggagcaggagtTCCACCCCCAGGAACGTCCACTGTTATACTTCCCACCTACACGTCCTTAGGAGATATTGAGGGCTCTGACCCCAGTGCACTGtgggaaaataaaattattcGCCATGCGTTCATCACAAAG GTTTATCTGATTCTGGCGTTGCAGCTGTTAGTGACAACCTCAATCGTAGCGGTGTTCACGTTCAT TGATCCGGTGCGTCTCTTCGTCATCCAGAATCCTGTGATTTActtggtgtctgt CAttgattttatctttatttctgGCAATTTGGCTTGCATTGAAGGTATAAG GAGACGATTTCCTGTGAACCTGATTTACCTGTTCATATTT ACTCTCGCCATGTCCTTTATGGCTGGAACAACATCGag tttttttgagaCGAAGACCGTGTTCTTGTTtatggtaatgatggtggtggtgtgtgtggccATTACAGTGTTCAGTTTCCAGACCAAG gtggaCTTCACCTCCCGTCCTGGTTTGTTCTGTGTTCTGTACATTGTGCTTTTAATAACAGGCATCATCTCAGCCATCGTCCTCTACCTTCAGTAT ATTGAGTCGCTGTCCATGCTGTACACTGCTATCGGGGTCATCTTTTTCACTCGG ttcctGCTATACCACACTCGGCTGATGGTGGAGAAACGGATTTATGAGCTAAAACCGGAGGAGTACTTCTTTGGAGCTCTGACTCTCTACACAATCACACCGACCTTCTGTTTCGAAATGTAG